The nucleotide window GTTTTTATCAGCATAGGACACACCCAAATCTCTAGCAATCTCCCTAGGAAGATCCTCCTCATTctcaaaataactattattgAAGCTATTAATAGTGGCAGGGCTTTGTGAGGGACAGTCTTGCTTAGGGTTCCTCCCAGCTAGTTCCGAAGAATGAAGAAACATCCCCTCCTCATATTCTTTTTGATTAATCTTAGTGTCCGTAATCCGTGAATCAATCTCAGCCCCTCTCTTTGATATTGCTCAATAGAGGGAAAAGAGACCCCATCCAAAGTAGGTCTATAGGGATTCAGCTCAGTGAACCTCTCAAGAAAGAAGTTAACCACTGCATTCTTAACAAGGTCAGGTTGCTGGACCCAAGCACCATCAATGAGAATACCATGAACAGCATTTGAGCTTCTTCTGAAATTGATCACTTTGTGGAAGTAAGCTGTATTTTTGTCACCCTCCTTGATCCACTTAGCCCTAGATTTCTGCCTCAACAAGGATTCATAAGCATTTGAAATATCCCACAACTCTTGTTGCAAAGCTCTCTTGGTTATAACTTCACTATCAGATAGAATTCTATGAGAAGCTAGATTCTCCAAATCACATAATTTCTGCTTGAGGTTCTGAATCTTGGAAGCTTTAATGTCCCCCTGGTCTTTACACCATTGTTTTATAGTGTATCTCAAGTTCCTCAACTTATTTTTAAGGGcaattccccccccccccccaaccaCCCTGCAGATCTGTATTCCAAGCCTCTTTGATCATAGAGTGGTACCCTTTATGATTAAGCTACCAGTCCACAACCCGAAAAGGCTTAGGGCCCCAGTCCACCATCCTTGTCTTCAAAATGATTGGACAATGATCAGAATAATCTCTTTGAAGGACATGTTGGGAAGTATCAGGCCACAAGTATAACCACTGATCAGACACCAAGAATCTGTCAAGCCTACTCTTGGCACTATCATTGGGCCTAAACCAAGTAAAATTGCTGCCAAAGCATCTAATATCATGGAGCTCCATCTCAGATATCCAATCATTGAAATCTGAGGTATCTGAGGTGACAACACTCCTCTGAGATAAGCTAATTCTCTCATCCTGGCTCCTGATAGTATTGAAATCCCCTAGAAAGCACCATAAACCAGTAGGATTAGAAGCCTTGAGGTCCCTCAAATCATCCCACAAGGTCTTTTTCCCAGCTAAATCACAAGGTGCATAGGCATTAAGAATTCGAATCCACTGATTCTATTTTACCCACTTCCCTTCCAGCATTAGAAAATTTCTACCCTTAACCCTTCTCTCCACCTGAAAATCTGAGTTATTCCACAAGCACAGCAATCCACCTGATGCTTGAATTGAAGGAACAAAATCCGAAGACACATAGGAATCTCCCCACATAGATTGGCAGATGAGCTTACCAAAAAgactccttttttgttttttgaatacACACAAGGTTCACCTTATGCTTCATATCCTTTATAGACATACCCTGTATAGACACCCTATAGGCTACAAACACTCCCTACATGGATATCCATTAAATAGAATTATGGTACACTTTGttgataaaactaaattaatgaGAGTGATTCTGCACCCCATAGATAGACTTCTTTGCTTACATTTTGCAAGCTTGGCTTCAAACTTCCTTATAATAGGCTGCCAAACACTCTAGCTCTTAGAAGACACCCCTACCTTGCAagtattttgttaaataatgtgattgaagtaaattttttattagatttaatta belongs to Glycine soja cultivar W05 chromosome 5, ASM419377v2, whole genome shotgun sequence and includes:
- the LOC114411199 gene encoding uncharacterized protein LOC114411199, which codes for MWGDSYVSSDFVPSIQASGGLLCLWNNSDFQVERRVKAGKKTLWDDLRDLKASNPTGLWCFLGDFNTIRSQDERISLSQRSVVTSDTSDFNDWISEMELHDIRCFGSNFTWFRPNDSAKSRLDRFLVSDQWLYLWPDTSQHVLQRDYSDHCPIILKTRMVDWGPKPFRGDIKASKIQNLKQKLCDLENLASHRILSDSEVITKRALQQELWDISNAYESLLRQKSRAKWIKEGDKNTAYFHKVINFRRSSNAVHGILIDGAWVQQPDLVKNAVVNFFLERFTELNPYRPTLDGGMFLHSSELAGRNPKQDCPSQSPATINSFNNSYFENEEDLPREIARDLGVSYADKNTCKDKMKYDVINNSIFPQLAAVMGTEQNDP